One genomic region from Phragmites australis chromosome 1, lpPhrAust1.1, whole genome shotgun sequence encodes:
- the LOC133927212 gene encoding transcription factor bHLH77-like isoform X2: protein MNDQLLPAPESSCFLNLKWDQSMAAGDHLGQALSSMVSSPASNSTAAAATDGLALHGISPQPQHGGTPLSSPPKLNLSMMGQFHHYQPPQVGGAGAAGLPILENFMPMGHLDQFLSDPGFAERAARLSGFDGRASGSVYGGAVPGQFGLPDAGPVSALKELELGNGRDESSVSDPASASAEMALKGPSDGNARKRKASGKGKCKDGPVSTSVNDLAKEESSGKRCKSADESNDAEENSAKGKAAQSNSENGGKKQGKDSTSKPPEPPKDYIHVRARRGEATDSHSLAERVRREKISQRMKLLQDLVPGCNKVVGKAVMLDEIINYVQSLQRQVEMQQSCGPLQSSHFPLETSGAPLSYINHPHPGNPLGCSLTNGVDNQSSMHPLDPAFCRQMNSQHPFLNGCSDADSQVGTFWQDDLQSVVQMDIGQSQEIDTSSNSYNGSLQIVHMKMEL from the exons ATGAACGACCAGCTGCTGCCGGCGCCGGAGTCGTCGTGTTTCCTCAACCTCAAGTGGGACCAGTCTATGGCCGCAGGCGACCACCTCGGCCAGGCGCTCAGCTCGATGGTCTCCTCCCCGGCGTCCAACTcgacggccgccgcggcgacTGACGGCCTCGCTCTCCACGGGATCTCGCCGCAGCCGCAGCACGGTGGCACTCCTCTCAGCTCACCCCCCAAGCTCAACCTATCCATGATGGGCCAGTTCCACCACTACCAACCGCCGCAGGTCGGTGGCGCGGGAGCCGCCGGCTTGCCAATCCTGGAGAACTTCATGCCAATGGGCCACCTGGACCAGTTCCTCTCCGACCCAGGCTTCGCCGAGCGCGCGGCGAGGCTTTCCGGCTTTGACGGCCGCGCCAGCGGTAGTGTCTATGGCGGCGCCGTCCCTGGACAGTTCGGTCTCCCGGACGCCGGCCCGGTCAGCGCATTGAAGGAGCTGGAGCTCGGGAACGGCCGGGACGAGTCATCAGTATCCGATCCGGCGTCGGCCAGCGCGGAAATGGCGCTGAAGGGGCCTTCCGACGGCAATGCAAGGAAGCGGAAGGCCAGCGGGAAGGGGAAATGCAAGGACGGCCCCGTGTCCACCTCCGTCAATGATCTCGCTAAG GAGGAATCTAGCGGGAAGCGGTGCAAATCGGCGGACGAGAGTAATGACGCGGAGGAAAATTCCGCCAAGGGGAAGGCCGCGCAGAGCAACAGCGAGAATGGTGGCAAGAAGCAGGGAAAGGACAGCACGTCGAAACCCCCGGAACCGCCCAAGGACTACATCCATGTCCGGGCGAGGCGCGGTGAGGCGACAGACAGCCACAGCCTTGCCGAGAGG GTGAGAAGGGAAAAAATCAGCCAGAGGATGAAGCTGCTGCAGGATCTTGTGCCGGGTTGCAACAAG GTGGTTGGCAAGGCAGTTATGCTCGATGAAATCATAAACTACGTGCAGTCCTTGCAACGGCAAGTCGAG ATGCAGCAGTCATGCGGCCCGTTGCAGAGCTCACATTTTCCACTGGAGACCTCAGGCGCACCGCTGTCATACATTAACCATCCTCACCCGGGGAACCCTCTTGGTTGCAGTCTAACCAATGGCGTAGACAACCAGAGTTCTATGCATCCGCTAGACCCTGCATTTTGTAGACAGATGAATTCGCAGCATCCTTTTCTCAATGGATGCAGTGATGCTGACTCACAG GTTGGGACTTTCTGGCAAGACGATCTTCAAAGTGTTGTTCAAATGGATATTGGGCAAAGTCAGGAGATTGACACCTCTTCCAACAGCTACAATG GTTCATTGCAAATAGTCCACATGAAAATGGAGCTTTGA
- the LOC133927212 gene encoding transcription factor bHLH77-like isoform X1, with protein MNDQLLPAPESSCFLNLKWDQSMAAGDHLGQALSSMVSSPASNSTAAAATDGLALHGISPQPQHGGTPLSSPPKLNLSMMGQFHHYQPPQVGGAGAAGLPILENFMPMGHLDQFLSDPGFAERAARLSGFDGRASGSVYGGAVPGQFGLPDAGPVSALKELELGNGRDESSVSDPASASAEMALKGPSDGNARKRKASGKGKCKDGPVSTSVNDLAKEESSGKRCKSADESNDAEENSAKGKAAQSNSENGGKKQGKDSTSKPPEPPKDYIHVRARRGEATDSHSLAERVRREKISQRMKLLQDLVPGCNKVVGKAVMLDEIINYVQSLQRQVEFLSMKLATVNPQLDFNNLPNLLPKDMQQSCGPLQSSHFPLETSGAPLSYINHPHPGNPLGCSLTNGVDNQSSMHPLDPAFCRQMNSQHPFLNGCSDADSQVGTFWQDDLQSVVQMDIGQSQEIDTSSNSYNGSLQIVHMKMEL; from the exons ATGAACGACCAGCTGCTGCCGGCGCCGGAGTCGTCGTGTTTCCTCAACCTCAAGTGGGACCAGTCTATGGCCGCAGGCGACCACCTCGGCCAGGCGCTCAGCTCGATGGTCTCCTCCCCGGCGTCCAACTcgacggccgccgcggcgacTGACGGCCTCGCTCTCCACGGGATCTCGCCGCAGCCGCAGCACGGTGGCACTCCTCTCAGCTCACCCCCCAAGCTCAACCTATCCATGATGGGCCAGTTCCACCACTACCAACCGCCGCAGGTCGGTGGCGCGGGAGCCGCCGGCTTGCCAATCCTGGAGAACTTCATGCCAATGGGCCACCTGGACCAGTTCCTCTCCGACCCAGGCTTCGCCGAGCGCGCGGCGAGGCTTTCCGGCTTTGACGGCCGCGCCAGCGGTAGTGTCTATGGCGGCGCCGTCCCTGGACAGTTCGGTCTCCCGGACGCCGGCCCGGTCAGCGCATTGAAGGAGCTGGAGCTCGGGAACGGCCGGGACGAGTCATCAGTATCCGATCCGGCGTCGGCCAGCGCGGAAATGGCGCTGAAGGGGCCTTCCGACGGCAATGCAAGGAAGCGGAAGGCCAGCGGGAAGGGGAAATGCAAGGACGGCCCCGTGTCCACCTCCGTCAATGATCTCGCTAAG GAGGAATCTAGCGGGAAGCGGTGCAAATCGGCGGACGAGAGTAATGACGCGGAGGAAAATTCCGCCAAGGGGAAGGCCGCGCAGAGCAACAGCGAGAATGGTGGCAAGAAGCAGGGAAAGGACAGCACGTCGAAACCCCCGGAACCGCCCAAGGACTACATCCATGTCCGGGCGAGGCGCGGTGAGGCGACAGACAGCCACAGCCTTGCCGAGAGG GTGAGAAGGGAAAAAATCAGCCAGAGGATGAAGCTGCTGCAGGATCTTGTGCCGGGTTGCAACAAG GTGGTTGGCAAGGCAGTTATGCTCGATGAAATCATAAACTACGTGCAGTCCTTGCAACGGCAAGTCGAG TTTCTGTCCATGAAATTGGCCACTGTGAATCCCCAGCTAGACTTCAACAATTTGCCTAACCTCCTTCCTAAAGAT ATGCAGCAGTCATGCGGCCCGTTGCAGAGCTCACATTTTCCACTGGAGACCTCAGGCGCACCGCTGTCATACATTAACCATCCTCACCCGGGGAACCCTCTTGGTTGCAGTCTAACCAATGGCGTAGACAACCAGAGTTCTATGCATCCGCTAGACCCTGCATTTTGTAGACAGATGAATTCGCAGCATCCTTTTCTCAATGGATGCAGTGATGCTGACTCACAG GTTGGGACTTTCTGGCAAGACGATCTTCAAAGTGTTGTTCAAATGGATATTGGGCAAAGTCAGGAGATTGACACCTCTTCCAACAGCTACAATG GTTCATTGCAAATAGTCCACATGAAAATGGAGCTTTGA